The region TTCGAATTTTTCATCTCAAGTTGCTAGGCACAGTACTGCTGATCGCAACCGGCCTGTTCACTCGTTCAATCCTAAATGCCCACGAACCAGAGAACAACGACAGGCCTTCCTTTAGTGCATTAAAGGTAGAAGCGCCTCTCGTTGTCGATGGGATACTGGACGAGGCCTTTTGGAAGGAAGCAGACGTAGCGACGAACTTTATCGATCGACGCACGCAGCAACTCGCATCTCAACAAACCAGGGTCCGCGTCGCATACGGTCTCGAAGCGATTTACATAGGGGTCGAAGCATTTGACGATAACATAGCGGAGCTTCACGCGTCAGAGCGACGCGAAGACCGATACCCCCGCGCCGATGATTTTGTTCAGATACATATCGAACCTAGCCATATCCACCGGACCAAGTATGGCTTCTTCTCCAACCCTTTGGGAACACGAGTGGATGGGGTTGAAGGCTTTACGGGAAATTCGTGGACCTTTGGCTGGTCTGCCGAGTGGGATCTCGCTGCGAAAATACTAGAGGACCGTTGGGTCTTTGAAATGCGGATCCCTTATGGAGCGATAAACTATAGCCGGGAGGACGACCTCACCTGGGGGTTCAATGTCTCAAGATCCAATCCAAGCAGGGACGAATTCAGCTGGTGGAGTTTCAATCCGACAGACAGCTTTCGTCCACACAACTTCGGTCACGCGACTGAGTTCCATTTGGCGGATACTCGTTTTGATCAAAACCTTGAGATCTCACCCTATGTTAGCAGCAGAGCCGATATAAACGGAGACGGCGGAACGAACTTTGAGGCCGGTTTGGATGCCAGCTTCCGACTCAGTCCGTCCATGATCGCTGCACTGACATTGAATCCGGATTTTGGTCAGGTGGAAGCTGATGACGACACCATTGAACTTCTGGACACCGAACGCTTTCTTACCGAACGAAGGCCCTTTTTTAGTGAAGGCTCTGAACTACTGCGCATGCCGCATCGGCTTTATTATACACGTCGATTCACCGACATTCAGGCGGGAGCAAAACTCAGCGGTCAATATAAAGATTTGAATGTCGCCTTCTTGAATATCCACGGAGATACGGTGCATAGCTCAACCCGGGAAGGAAACTCCAGTGTTTTGCGCGCGGTTCAAAACATAGGAACGAAATCGTCCATCGGCTACTACCTGAATAACTCCGAATTCAAGGACGGCCATTCCCGCGTCGTCAGCTCCGATGGATTCTTCTTTCTCAATGAAGATTTTCGACTGGGCTATCAGGCTTCACTTGCGGATGACAAAACCGAGGGGCCGTCGGATTCTATAATAAAAGACAGTACCGACTATCTCGGTTTTGTTTCCTTGAGTTGGGAGAAGTATCCCTGGCAGATTCAAGCCGCCTACACAGCTATTACCGATGAATTCGATCCCGACCTGGCCCTGATTTTTCGTCGCAACATTTTTGGCCCAACCTTTGGGACATCTTATGGGAACGATTCGGATCAAGCGTGGTACAAATCCTTCTATGTGCGTTTTGATACCCAGCACTATCAAAATGATGATGGGAACCGAGTTCTGGAGGATTACGAGCTGTCTTCAAAAGTCGTCTTCCACAATGATGTGGGCCTCTATGCAGGCCACAGAAATGAGTTCCATGCCCCATACGACAACCAGCGGACCAGGGCGGGCATTACGTTTAACTCAACTGATTATTCGAAGCTCACCGAAATC is a window of Verrucomicrobiota bacterium DNA encoding:
- a CDS encoding DUF5916 domain-containing protein → MRFRIFHLKLLGTVLLIATGLFTRSILNAHEPENNDRPSFSALKVEAPLVVDGILDEAFWKEADVATNFIDRRTQQLASQQTRVRVAYGLEAIYIGVEAFDDNIAELHASERREDRYPRADDFVQIHIEPSHIHRTKYGFFSNPLGTRVDGVEGFTGNSWTFGWSAEWDLAAKILEDRWVFEMRIPYGAINYSREDDLTWGFNVSRSNPSRDEFSWWSFNPTDSFRPHNFGHATEFHLADTRFDQNLEISPYVSSRADINGDGGTNFEAGLDASFRLSPSMIAALTLNPDFGQVEADDDTIELLDTERFLTERRPFFSEGSELLRMPHRLYYTRRFTDIQAGAKLSGQYKDLNVAFLNIHGDTVHSSTREGNSSVLRAVQNIGTKSSIGYYLNNSEFKDGHSRVVSSDGFFFLNEDFRLGYQASLADDKTEGPSDSIIKDSTDYLGFVSLSWEKYPWQIQAAYTAITDEFDPDLALIFRRNIFGPTFGTSYGNDSDQAWYKSFYVRFDTQHYQNDDGNRVLEDYELSSKVVFHNDVGLYAGHRNEFHAPYDNQRTRAGITFNSTDYSKLTEIAWAGGKFRGTDYNEVILGKHYQPTDRFPIRWEYVARFEDLPNGREQTIWLNRVIADYFFTDDMWIKSSFQYQNNDVHNISLIYGWKIKPKLQWYFVFNSVSDKFETEDSVFTKLVYTFDQRRSRSTQY